The DNA sequence ACTGCTTCACTGCGAATACTGCAGGCTTTCTAAAAATGCAAATCTGAATTTAATCCTAAAAAAATAGTACAACTAAACACTTCTAAAATTGAAAAACTACCTCTTAAAAAAAACAGTCTTATCTCTCTTCCTGCTTATAGGGATGCTAAATCAAATACTAGCGCAAAATCAGATAATCCCGCTTTGGAAGACCATTCCCGGCGAAATTAAAGCAGCCGATTATAAAGAAAACGAAACTGTAAAGGACGGAAAAGTACAAAGCAGCAGTTTGGTTACGATACCTACTTTAACGGTCTTTTTGCCCAAAGAAATCAAGCCAAATCAAACGGCGGTAATTATTCTTCCAGGTGGTGGATATTCGCATTTGGCCATTGCTAAAGAAGGCACAAAAGTCGCGGAATGGTTTACTTCTATGGGAATCGTAGCTTTTGTTCTCAAATACAGATTACCCAGTGATTTAATCATGAAAGATAAAGCGATTGGTCCTTTGCAGGATGCACAGGAGTCTGTACGTTACGTGCGACAAAATGCAGCGAAATGGAATATTGATACAACTAAAATTGGAATCATGGGTTTTTCGGCCGGTGGTCATCTGGCTTCCACACTCGCAACACATTATGAGGAGAAAGTATACGAAACAGCATCAAAAGTAAGTGCGCGTCCGGATTTTTCACTTTTAATATATCCTGTAATTTCAATGCAAAACGAAATAACACACAAAGGCTCTCAAACGAATTTACTAGCTACAACTCCGTCTTCTGCATTAATCGATTCTTTTTCTAATGAAAAAAGGGTCACTGCCCAGACTCCACCTGCCTTTTTAGTGCATGCAACAGATGATGAAGTGGTTCTGCCGGAAAATAGTATTAATTACTATTTGGCCCTTAAAAAAAATAAAGTTACCGCTGAGTTACATTTATATGAAAAAGGAGGTCATGGTTTTGGATTGGGTGTGAATGGCACCAGTAAATATTGGACAAAAGATTGTGAGGAATGGTTAAAGAGTAATGGATACTGATCATGTCAAAAAGTTGCGGAAGAGTAAAAATCTCGCAAAGTCGCAAAATCGCAAAGTTTTAATGAAAAAATGGAAAAAAAACTTTGAAACTCCATGATAAAAGAGATACCCAAAGTGAGAAAGAGTAAAACTTAAAAATAAGAAGAAAAAACTTAGCGACTTGGCGTCTTTGCGAGATCATCAAAGCGAGAAGTGCGGAAATTGCTACTTAAAAACTTGCGCTGAAAAAGTATAAGACCAAGTAATTATAACAAAAGTGAATTTCTAAAAATTACTCGAAAACTTTTAGACTTAATTCATGAATGCAGCAAACAAAAAAAGTCTATAGATTTGATGAAACAACCAAATCTATAGACTATAGAAAAAATAAACCTTATTGTATTATTTTGATTTTATACAAAGCTATCCACACTAAAATGAATAGGTCCAATTTTCTTTCTTAACTAAATGTTTTTCTCCAAAAAAACAATAACAATCGAAGGGTAAATACTGTCTTAAGAGGCATGAAACCTACTAAACTGCCGACTTCTGTTACGCAAATTTATGTCGTACTTTTGAGAATAGCTTACGGTTTCCCACATTTGCATCATTCTTTTTGATTTATTTACATTTCAGAAACCTTAAATTGTTGTATCAGATCAACTTAAGACTTACGCTTTAACAGATAATTTAACACATC is a window from the Flavobacterium cupriresistens genome containing:
- a CDS encoding alpha/beta hydrolase, translating into MKNYLLKKTVLSLFLLIGMLNQILAQNQIIPLWKTIPGEIKAADYKENETVKDGKVQSSSLVTIPTLTVFLPKEIKPNQTAVIILPGGGYSHLAIAKEGTKVAEWFTSMGIVAFVLKYRLPSDLIMKDKAIGPLQDAQESVRYVRQNAAKWNIDTTKIGIMGFSAGGHLASTLATHYEEKVYETASKVSARPDFSLLIYPVISMQNEITHKGSQTNLLATTPSSALIDSFSNEKRVTAQTPPAFLVHATDDEVVLPENSINYYLALKKNKVTAELHLYEKGGHGFGLGVNGTSKYWTKDCEEWLKSNGY